GCGCATCGAGCGTCGCTTGGACGACAGGTATACCGGATGTGCCGATTGGAACGTCCATGGGATGCCAATGGGGTCCTATATCGTCGCAGCTGCTACCGATATGGAGATGTATTGCGTGTAAACCGGGGCTGGCGTTCTGAACTTCGATGACAACGTGAACCTCTGCATCCATTTCCGTGAAGGTCGCTATGCCTGTTAGACCGCTCCCGTCTATTTCAGAGATGGTGGCGACTGCAACTTTGTCAATGGGGTGCGCGGTAATCATCTGGGTTGGAATTTTTTCGCAACTTGTTACAAGACATGCGGTGATAATAAGGGGTATGATTGCTTGGTACGTGTGGCGTTTAATGTCCATGAATATCAAATTGTTCCTTTCGGTGTGGCATTGAAGATATTATATAGCATTTCGGTACCGAAGTCAATCGCGTCTTGCTATTCAGAAACTACGATTCATGCTTGACATTCCGCTCCATATTGATACAATAGAGATATACTACCCAAAACACGGAGGGAACGAGATGGGATATAAATTAGATCCGAACGCGATGTATCGGATGCCGACACATTTTGGACCGAGAACGGGACCGAGATACGGACCTGATGGCAGAAAATTCGAGTGTAAAGATAACCCGAAATCAACGTCAGTTTCAGTGAGTTTCCTGACAAACAGCGAGCAACTTGAGGCTTTTCTGCCGCCCGGCTTTTCGCTCAACGGTGAACCCGTTGTGTCTGTCTCTGGGGGCTATATGAAGGAGATTGAGTGGCTCGCGGGACGGGGCTACAATACGCTCGGCGTTAGTTTCCCAGTGGTTTTCGAAGGTGAAGTGGACAGGGCGACGGGTTCTCTGTTGACGGTGCTGTGGGAAAATCTGACGGATCCGATTTTGACGGGACGTGAGGAATTAGGTTTCTCTAAAATCTATTGTGCGCTTCCGGATCCGATAACTTTTAACGGTGAGACACACTGCACCGCCAGTTGGCTCGGTTTTAAGTTCATGGACATGCGTGTGCAAGCGACGGAACAGGTTCCGATACCACCGGCGTCCCCGCCGCCGCAGGAAAGTGGCGAACAACCGCTCACGGGGACACTCCATTATAAATACATGCCGAGAACGGGTGTCTGGGGCACCGCTGATATTGCGTATGCCGTTCTAACGCCATCGCAGACGCCGAACCGGGTTGTACAGGAGCAGTGGCGCGGCGAGGGAACCGTCGAGTTCCACAAAGCACGCTGGGAAGACTTACCGACGCAGTATAATATTGTCAACGCTTTTCACGAATTGGAAGTCAAGGAGTGGCGTGGGGCATCTATCGTCAAAACTGTCGGTGGAAAAGACTTGGGTGATCAACGCATCTTGCGTTAATTGGCAGTTAGCGGTCAGCAATCAGCAGCCTGCAACAATACGCAGAAATACGCAGAAACGCCCAAGCAAAAACCCCAAGCGAAAACACGCAGGCGACTCGAGAGAAAAGCGCGTCAAAGTTTGAACCTGCGTCGTTTCTCCGCAAGGTATAATTAAAAATTAATCCATCACGGAACCGCCTGAGACGGTAATGGAAACCCCTGTTAGGTAGGCGGCTTCGTCTGAGGCGAGGAAAGCAGCCATCTTGGCAACATCAGCTCCCTCAGCGAGTCGCCCAAACGGGACAGCTGCCTCGGAGCGGTGTGTGTATTCCGAGAGTTGTTCATCAGCGGAAAGATTGTCGGGCATTAGCACAGAGGCGAGGTGTGTGACGCGTTCTGTGTCCACAAGTCCAGGACAGATGGCGTTGACATTTACTTGATACGGTGCCATCTCATGGGCAAGTGATTGCGTGAAACCGATCACGGCGAATTTTGAGGCACTATATGCAGCGAAACGCGCCGATCCGCGTTTTCCAGTAACAGATGAGATATTGATGATTTTGCCGCCCGTTCCCTGCGTGATGAGATGACGTGCCACCGCCTGGGAACAGAGGAATACGCCTTTCACATTGACCCGCTGGACTCTGTCCCAATCTTTTTCAGCCAAATCTACGACAGGCACACGGTCCTTACCAGCGATTGTTCCGGCATTGTTGACGAGGAGGTCGATTTTGCCGAAATGTGCAACGGTCTGGTCCACCATCTCTTTTACCTGTGTCGCGTCCGCAACGTCCGCAACGACACTGATGGCGCGTTGGCCCATCGCCTCAATTTCACGAACAACATCGGGTAAGCCTTGCCAATCCGCTTGATCTGCGGCGTAAGGATGTTCGGTAATATCGTTCACAGCGACATCGGCACCCTCTTTCGCTAAGCGGGTTGCAATGGCGCGTCCGATACCGTTTTTACCGCCAGCACCTGTCACTAAAGCGACTTTTCCAGTTAAGTTGTACATTGGGATGTAGCTCCTTTAGTTAACTTGTGTCATTTAATGTGGCTTTGCGTATACCTCAAGGCGACCAGAGGACGTAGGTCGGCATATCAAACAGCGTGCCGATGAGTGCCCAGCCTCCTACGAACACATAGTCGCCCATCACCAATCCCAGGAAGAACGGGATTGCGCGTTGATGTGCGCGTAGACCGAAGATTGAGACAATGATGACCTTTATCATCCAGCCGATATAGACGGAGAACCAGAAATCAGCGAGACCGCCCCAGGTTGCAGCTGTCATCACGTATCCGATCGGATGGAAGGGCCACCAGATAAATTTATGCCGCAGGAAATAGAGGAGCCACGTCATCGCTGCCCCGATTCCCATGGATTGTGAGCCGTCCCAATTCGGACCGGCGGGATTGTTCAGCCACCGTTCTAAACGTCTACCGAAGACCTCCTCACCGATACCAAGAATATAGCCGTGTACAGCGAATGCCCCGGTCTCATAAAGAAGATAGAGGAACGCCCAAAATGATGCCAGTGTACCGATGATAATCGCGAACATCATCACCCAGACCAGTCTTCGGCTGTTTATGCCTGCCCGTTCTGCGAGTTTGAAGCCTTCTAATTGATTTGGCATCGGGTGCGAAACATTGAGTCGATTGAGCCAGTAGTAGAAGGATATGATTGTGAGATTACCCGTCCCAACGAATCGGGCACCAAAGGTGACGACCATCAACCGTGCTGGATCGAGGGCAAGAATCTCGTGGGAAGGCGGTCCAAACTCAGCACGTACGCGTGTAACACCGAGTGCCATCAAGATGAAAATGACGATAAAGCCGAGGACACCGCCCAATGACATACCCGCCTTTATCGAAAATAGCGTGAGTCCGATACCACCAAAGATGAGTCCGAGAACAGCCACACGGTAGGGCATCGGTTCATTTGAATCATCGTACGCTTTTTTGGTCATTAAGCAATTCAAGATGACATCACGGAGATGTCTTCGGGTTCCCCACAGTGCCAAGATACCGACGGCGAGCCATGCCCCACCTGCTCGTTCTGCGAAATAGAGTTCACCCTCACCTAACATCCCCGTCCGAATCACCCGCTCCGCTTTGCCGAACAGGTAGAAAAACCATGCGGACATTGAGATGTCCAACGGAACGAAAAATGTAAGTCCTATAATGAACGGGTAGATAGATAAAGGGACCCACCCGACAGCGTTCCATGGCTTGTCCGTAAACCAGTGCGTAATAGAATAAGAACTCAGTTGGATAGAGGGGACTTGAGGGAATAGATGGCTTAATCCGGCGAGGAGTTCAATAAACGCGGCGACCGAAAAACCTACCCACATCGTACGGTTTCTGTAAAAACTTTTTCCCCCCTGCGCCATCTGAAGCGGTAATTGGATGATCGGGTATGCCAACTTTTCACGCTCCGTCCACTGAACGCGGATGATGCTATTGAGGCATATCAGTGTAAACCAGAGGAGTGCGACGAATCCGGTCCAGACGAGGATCGGCACCATCCAACCGCGTAGATGCTTCGGGAGATAAAAACTCAAGCCGCCCTTAAAGTAGGCATCGAGTGCATAGTCTTCAGGCACAAACCATGTCGGGATGTAACGCCAAAAGAGAGATGCCCATTCGTTTTCGATAGTGGCGAACCGAAACGGATGGGCGAGGGTTCCAATCAGGAACGTCATCATGGAATGCCCACCGATGGTGGATACCATAACAACCATAATGTAGATAACAAGGAGTTCCTGTGGGGTCAGTGCGCTGCGCGGCGCAAGTTTTTTCCAAACGAGGTTGAAAGCGATAACAGCGAAAAGGGTGAAAAGGGCGTTGAAGAAGAGCGAGACGAAGTTAAGCAGGAACTGCGGCTGGATCATCTCCGCCGCGTAGGCGAGCCAGTAGGCATTCCCGATAACGAGGAGTGTGCCAATCAGGAGTGCGCGGAGCGTAATTCCAGATGTAAATGACGTGTGAGGTTTTGGCATTTTTAAATGGTGGTGTTTTTGCTTGGGCGTTTCTCCAGCTGACAACTTTTTTACTCTTTCAAGGCACCCCACGTTAAAGCAAGTTTACCGGAGGGGTCGACATCTAATACTTCGTCGTCAAAAATGAGGTCGCCATAGGCGAGACCATCCCAGGCACCACCCGGCATCCATCCAATCTGATGTTCGCGTCCCCCACCCTCACAATCGTTTGCGTGGAAGCTAAGCCCGATAAGTAAGCCGTCTTCTGCTTTGAACTTGTCCCCTTCCCCAGGATTCGCGAACTGTGGGTTGCCGCGCGGTTTCGTCGGATCAATAGCCACTTCATAGATGTAGTCATTGCCGTTCTGAATCAGCACCCACTCCGTGTTTTCCTTAGATGCTGCAGCGGATAGGTCTTTACCATTCGCACCGAGTGTCCACTGAACGAGGGTGTCCCGGACCATACCGTTGGCAAAATCGAACATGAATTCAACGCTATCGTCTTCCCACCATCTGGCACCAGGTGGGTTAACATCTTGGAGTTTATCGTCGGTAATTTCAACAGCGAAATAAATACGGGTTGGGTCTTGGGCACTCCACGCGACCCTGCCCTGTCCCGTGAAATCACTGGCTTTAGGAATACCGTCCCCGACATCCTTCAATTCATCAAAAGCGACGATTTCGGCGCGTTCCCATTCGCCGAGATTACCGTCCACTTTGAGGTTCGTAATTTGTTTGGCGACGTACTGTTTATCGCGC
The nucleotide sequence above comes from Candidatus Poribacteria bacterium. Encoded proteins:
- a CDS encoding superoxide dismutase family protein, which codes for MDIKRHTYQAIIPLIITACLVTSCEKIPTQMITAHPIDKVAVATISEIDGSGLTGIATFTEMDAEVHVVIEVQNASPGLHAIHLHIGSSCDDIGPHWHPMDVPIGTSGIPVVQATLDAPPIGVGEVGNITVGADGTGVLEFMTPFWSLGGDPNTDILGKLIMIHETGDTFLTHPHAQPMKAQTDMNMEVVQPHFHPPGTPPHSHANTQMTIPPILPGGGAKIGCGLIVLN
- a CDS encoding 3-oxoacyl-ACP reductase FabG, which gives rise to MYNLTGKVALVTGAGGKNGIGRAIATRLAKEGADVAVNDITEHPYAADQADWQGLPDVVREIEAMGQRAISVVADVADATQVKEMVDQTVAHFGKIDLLVNNAGTIAGKDRVPVVDLAEKDWDRVQRVNVKGVFLCSQAVARHLITQGTGGKIINISSVTGKRGSARFAAYSASKFAVIGFTQSLAHEMAPYQVNVNAICPGLVDTERVTHLASVLMPDNLSADEQLSEYTHRSEAAVPFGRLAEGADVAKMAAFLASDEAAYLTGVSITVSGGSVMD